The following are from one region of the Phyllostomus discolor isolate MPI-MPIP mPhyDis1 chromosome 9, mPhyDis1.pri.v3, whole genome shotgun sequence genome:
- the DSEL gene encoding dermatan-sulfate epimerase-like protein — protein MAFMFTGHFLFLTLVMFAFSTFEESVSNYSDWTVFADDIDQFKTQKVEDFRPNQKLKKSPLHPSLYFDAGAIQSMRQKSRTSHLHLFRAIRSAVTIMLSNPTYYLPPPKHADFAAKWNEIYGNNLPPLALYCLLCPEDKVAFEFALEYMDRMVGYKDWLVENAPGDEVPVGHSLTGFATAFDFLYTLLDERRRQKYLDKIWVITEEMYEYSKVRSWGKQLLHNHQATNMIALLTGALVAGVGRESKVNLWKQVVVDVMEKTMFLLNHIVDGSLDEGVAYGSYTAKSITQYVFLAQRHFNINNLDNNWLKMHFWFYYATLLPGFQRTVGIADSNYNWFYGPESQLVFLDKFVLKNGAGNWLAQQIRRHRPKDGPMVPSTAQRWSTLHTEYIWYDPQLTPQPPAEYGTAKMHTFPNWGVVTYGAGLPNTQTNTFVSFKSGKLGGRAVYDIVHFQPYSWIDGWRSFNPGHEHPDQNSFTFAPNGQVFVSEALYGPKLSHLNNVLVFAPSPTSQCNQPWEGQLGECAQWLKWTSEEVGDAAGEIITASQHGEMLFVSGEAVSAYSSAMKLKSVYRALLLLNSQTLLVVDHIERQDDSPIKSVSAFFHNLDIDFKYIPYRFMNQYNGAMMDVWDAHYKMFWFDHRGSSPVASIQEAEQAAEFKKRWTQFVNVTFQMESTVTRIAYVFYGPYVNVSSCRFIDNSNAGLQISLHVNNTEHVVSIVTDYYNLNTRFSYLGFGGFANVADQGQVTRFGVGSQAIVKPVRRDRVIFPFGFNFNIAIGLILCISLLILTCQWRFYLSFRKLMRWILILVVALWCVELLDVWSACTQPICARWARTEAEASTPSVSSPGHHVDLPDVVITSLPGSGADILKQLFFNSSDFLYIRVPTAYIDIPETDFDIDSFVDACEWKAPEIRGSRFHLLRGWLQSLVQDTKLHLQNIHLHESSRGKLAPYFTSNKDKKRRSKRRESLPEQRSRMKGAFDRDAEYIRALRRHLVYFPSARPVLSLSSGSWTLKLHFFQEVLGSSLRALYIVRDPRAWIYSMLYSSKPSLYSLKNVPERLAKLFQVERGKGRCSLNSGYALEYESLRKELSKPKPSAVSLLSHLWLANTAAALRINTGLLPTSYQLVKFEDIVHSPQKTTERIFAFLGIPLSPASLNQILFATSTNLFYLPYEGEISPSNTEVWKQNLPRENIKLIENICWTLMDRLGYPKFTD, from the coding sequence ATGGCGTTTATGTTTACaggacatttcttatttttaacgtTAGTGATGTTTGCTTTCTCTACTTTTGAGGAATCTGTAAGCAATTACTCGGACTGGACAGTTTTCGCAGATGATATAGATCAGTTTAAGACACAGAAAGTGGAAGATTTCAGACCCAACCAAAAGCTGAAGAAAAGCCCGCTTCATCCAAGTCTGTATTTTGACGCGGGAGCAATCCAATCAATGAGACAAAAGTCCCGCACGAGCCATTTGCATCTCTTCAGAGCTATCAGAAGCGCAGTGACAATTATGCTGTCCAACCCGACGTACTACCTACCTCCACCCAAGCATGCTGACTTTGCTGCCAAGTGGAATGAAATCTATGGTAACAACCTGCCTCCTTTAGCGCTGTACTGCTTGTTGTGCCCGGAAGACAAAGTTGCCTTTGAATTCGCCTTGGAATATATGGACAGGATGGTTGGCTACAAAGACTGGCTAGTGGAGAACGCACCGGGGGATGAGGTTCCAGTCGGCCATTCCTTAACAGGTTTTGCCACGGCCTTTGACTTTCTGTATACCTTACTGGATGAGCGCCGCAGACAAAAATACCTGGACAAAATATGGGTGATTACTGAGGAAATGTATGAGTACTCCAAGGTCCGCTCTTGGGGCAAACAACTGCTCCATAACCACCAAGCTACTAATATGATAGCATTGCTCACGGGGGCCTTGGTGGCCGGAGTCGGTAGAGAATCCAAAGTCAATttatggaaacaagttgtagtaGATGTGATGGAGAAGACGATGTTTCTCTTGAATCATATTGTCGATGGGTCTTTGGATGAAGGTGTGGCCTATGGCAGCTACACAGCTAAATCAATCACCCAGTATGTGTTTCTGGCCCAGCGCCATTTTAATATCAACAACTTGGATAACAACTGGTTAAAAATGCACTTTTGGTTCTACTATGCCACCCTTTTACCGGGTTTCCAAAGAACTGTGGGCATAGCGGATTCCAATTATAATTGGTTTTATGGTCCAGAGAGCCAGTTGGTTTTTTTGGATAAGTTCGTCTTAAAGAATGGAGCTGGAAATTGGCTAGCTCAGCAAATTAGAAGGCACCGACCTAAAGATGGACCGATGGTCCCCTCCACTGCCCAGAGGTGGAGTACTCTTCACACGGAATACATCTGGTATGATCCCCAGCTCACCCCGCAGCCTCCTGCTGAATACGGTACTGCAAAAATGCACACATTCCCTAACTGGGGCGTAGTCACTTACGGGGCTGGGTTGCCAAATACACAGACCAATACCTTTGTGTCTTTCAAATCTGGGAAGCTGGGAGGTAGGGCCGTGTATGACATAGTTCACTTCCAGCCATACTCCTGGATTGATGGGTGGAGAAGCTTCAACCCAGGACATGAACACCCAGATCAGAACTCATTTACTTTTGCTCCCAATGGGCAAGTGTTTGTTTCCGAGGCTCTCTATGGACCCAAGTTGAGCCACCTTAACAACGTGCTGGTGTTCGCCCCGTCGCCCACGAGCCAGTGCAATCAGCCCTGGGAAGGCCAGCTGGGAGAGTGTGCCCAGTGGCTCAAGTGGACCAGCGAGGAGGTGGGGGACGCAGCGGGGGAAATCATCACCGCCTCTCAGCATGGGGAGATGCTGTTTGTGAGCGGGGAGGCAGTGTCCGCCTACTCTTCAGCGATGAAGCTGAAAAGCGTGTATCGTGCTTTGCTTCTCTTAAATTCGCAGACTTTGCTAGTCGTTGATCACATTGAGAGGCAAGACGATTCCCCAATAAAGTCTGTCAGTGCCTTCTTTCATAatctggatattgattttaagtaCATCCCGTACAGGTTTATGAACCAGTATAATGGCGCCATGATGGACGTGTGGGACGCGCACTATAAAATGTTTTGGTTTGACCATCGTGGCAGTAGCCCCGTGGCGAGCATCCAGGAAGCGGAGCAGGCCGCCGAATTTAAGAAGCGGTGGACCCAGTTTGTTAACGTTACGTTTCAGATGGAATCCACAGTCACCAGAATTGCGTACGTGTTTTATGGCCCATACGTCAACGTTTCCAGCTGCAGATTTATTGATAATTCCAACGCTGGACTTCAGATTTCTCTCCACGTCAATAACACCGAACACGTCGTTTCCATCGTGACCGACTACTACAACCTGAACACAAGATTCAGTTACCTGGGATTTGGTGGCTTTGCCAACGTCGCCGATCAGGGCCAAGTCACCCGATTTGGTGTGGGCTCTCAGGCGATAGTAAAGCCCGTGAGACGGGATAGAGTCATTTTCCCCTTTGGATTTAACTTTAATATAGCAATTGGGTTGATTCTGTGCATCAGCTTGTTGATTTTAACTTGCCAGTGGCGGTTTTACCTTTCCTTTAGGAAGCTAATGCGGTGGATCCTCATACTCGTCGTTGCCTTGTGGTGTGTCGAGCTCCTGGACGTGTGGAGTGCCTGCACGCAGCCCATCTGTGCGAGATGGGCGAGGACCGAGGCGGAGGCCAGCACGCCGTCTGTGTCCTCCCCAGGGCACCACGTGGATCTCCCAGACGTGGTCATTACCTCACTCCCTGGCTCAGGAGCTGACATTCTCAAACAGCTCTTTTTCAACAGCAGTGACTTCCTCTACATCAGGGTCCCCACAGCCTACATTGACATCCCTGAAACTGACTTCGACATCGACTCGTTCGTAGACGCCTGTGAATGGAAGGCGCCGGAGATCCGCGGCTCGCGTTTCCATCTACTCCGGGGCTGGCTGCAGTCTTTGGTCCAAGACACAAAACTGCATCTGCAGAACATCCACCTGCACGAATCCAGCAGGGGTAAACTGGCCCCATATTTCACATCGAATAAGGACAAGAAAAGAAGATCGAAAAGGAGGGAGTCTCTGCCGGAACAAAGAAGCAGAATGAAAGGCGCCTTTGATAGGGATGCCGAGTACATCAGGGCGTTGAGGAGGCACCTGGTTTACTTCCCGAGCGCGCGGCCCGTGCTCAGTTTAAGCAGCGGGAGCTGGACCTTAAAGCTTCATTTTTTCCAGGAAGTGTTGGGGTCCTCCCTGAGGGCATTGTATATAGTCAGGGACCCTCGGGCCTGGATTTACTCAATGCTGTACAGTAGCAAACCAAGCCTTTACTCCCTGAAGAACGTCCCAGAGCGCTTAGCTAAGTTGTTTCAAGTGGAGAGAGGCAAAGGCAGATGCAGTTTAAACTCGGGCTATGCGCTCGAGTATGAATCACTAAGGAAGGAATTATCAAAACCCAAGCCGAGTGCAGTCTCCCTGCTGTCCCATTTGTGGCTGGCGAACACAGCAGCCGCCCTGAGAATAAACACGGGTCTGCTGCCTACCAGCTACCAGCTGGTCAAGTTCGAGGATATTGTACATTCCCCCCAGAAAACCACCGAGAGGATCTTTGCCTTCCTCGGAATTCCTCTGTCTCCTGCTAGTTTAAACCAAATATTGTTTGCCACCTCCACCAACCTTTTCTACCTTCCCTATGAAGGGGAAATATCGCCAAGTAATACTGAGGTTTGGAAACAAAACTTGCCCAGAGAGAACATTAAACTGATTGAGAACATCTGCTGGACACTGATGGACCGTCTAGGATATCCAAAGTTTACGGACTAA